GCCGCTGCCTTGCACAAGCAACTCGGCATTGCGACGCTCGACCAACTGCGCGCGGCTTGCGAGGAGCACAAGGTGCGCGATTTGAAAGGCTTTGGAGAGAAGACCGAACAGCTGATTCTCGCGGGCATCACGCTGGCCGCCACGGCCAGTTTGCGGTTGCTGTGGGCCGAAGCAGATACGCTGGCCAACTCGCTGCGGGAACACTTTAAGGATTGCCCCGGAGTCGAGCAGTTCGAGTTCGGCGGCAGCTATCGCCGTGGCAAAGAGACAGTCGGTGATCTCGATATTCTCGTCGTCGCTGCTGACCCGACCGCTGCCATGGATCGCCTCGGTGCCTTCGAGCAAACGAAAGACGTCATTGCCCGTGGCGAGACGAAAATGAGCATCCGCACGCACTCAGGGTTTCAAATCGACCTGCGTGTCGTGGCGGCAGAATCGTTCGGTGCGGCGCTGCAATATTTCACGGGCAGCAAAGAGCACAACGTAATCGTCCGTGGCATGGCAAAAGCCAAGGGGCTAAAGATCAACGAATATGGCGTGTTCAAAGTGACGGGAGATAAGGAAACGTATGTTGCCGGTACAAGCGAAGCCGATGTGTATGCCACCCTCGGGCTTCCTGAGTTCCCGCCCGAGATGCGCGAAGCTCGCAAAGAGTTCGATTGGGCAGCTGCGGGTGAATTGCCGGAGCTAATTACTGTCGACGACATTCGCGGCGATCTGCACATGCACACGCACGCCACAGATGGTACCGCTTCGATCGAGGAAATGGCCGCGGCTGCCCGCGCGCGAGGTTTGTCTTACATCGCGATCACCGACCATTCGCAGCGAGTCTCGATGGCCAACGGCCTAACTCCCGCGCGCTGCCTGGAGCAGTGGAAGGAGATCGACCGGATCAACAAGGATCAGCCCGCAGGATTTCGAATTCTTAAGGGAATCGAGTGCGACATTCTCGAGAAGGGTGGCATGGACTTACCCGACGATATACTCGCCGAAGCCGATTGGGTCATCGCGAGTGTGCATTACGGGCAGAAGCAACCGCGGGCGCAAATCACCGAACGCATTCTCGGCGCGATCGCTAACCCATACGTCTCGATGGTCGCCCATCCCACCGGCCGACTGCTCAATCGTCGCGAAGCTTACGAAGTCGATCTCGATGCCGTTTATGCAGCAGCCAAGGAACACGGCAAGTTGCTCGAACTCAATGCCAACCCCATGCGCCTCGACTTGAACGACGTACACCTGGCCGCCGCGAAGCAACATGGCATTCCCATCGTTATCAACACCGATGCCCACAGTACGGAAGGCTTGAATGTCCTGCGATACGGCATTCTGCAAGCCCGCCGCGCGGGCCTCACCAAGACAGATGTGGCCAACACTCGCACCTGGTTGCAGCTGAAAAAGCTGATTGGGAAGAAGTAATCCGTGCGCGGACTGTAACGACCGGCAACCTCAACGGCACACCGCTTGCACTCTATCGGCTGTTCACAACTGCTCGGACCCGAGCCTGTGAAAACGCCCTGTTTTCGCAGGTAAAGGTAAATCTCTGGCCTGTCAGCAGCCAATGTGGCTGAATTCGGAGCCCGAGCATCCTCGATAAAGGAGGCTGCAACATGATGACCCAAAATCCACAAGAGGCGCAACTGAAAGAAGTTGTCGAAAAGTTGGAGCGGTCGTTACTCACGCCAGTAATCTCAGGGGAACTCGTCAGCTGGGTGACAACGGTGCAGGATGGCGCGGATGAACTGGATGAACAGATCCGGCCATTCCTCGAAGTACTGCACGCGGAGTACAAGCAAATCGTCAAGGCAGACAGCGAACTGATGTCACGAGTTGAACAACTCGTCGCAGAAGAGAAGAAGATGCTACTCGCGCTCGAAGCATTTCGTTGCGACCTGCACCAACTAGCCGAGCGGGCACCGACTGTCTTCAGCGACGAAGCAAAGGTCGCTGACGAACGGAAGAAGGTTGAGAAACAGGGGACCGATATCCTCATTCAGATCAAGCGGCAACAGACTGCTGTTGCCACCTGGCTCAGCGAAGCTGACTATCGCGATCGTGGTCCCGTAGATTAGTTCTTTGCTGAGTTGCCGCTAGGCCTTGGCATCCGTTACAGGCTTGAACGTGGTGACTGGCAAGATGAGAATCTTGCCATCACCCAGGCGACCGGTGGATGCCTTCTCTTGAATCAGCTGGACAACTTCTTCCAGCCGGGAATCGTCGACCCACACTTCGATTTCGAGTTTGGGCAGAAATGCGAGGGCGTACTCCGTCTCGCCGTATTGATTCAAATAGTCCTTTTGCCGGCCATAGCCGCGAACTTCGCGCACGGTCAATGCTTCGACCGGTGCTCGCAACAACGCTTCGACCAGCCCCTCGGCCAGATGCGGCTTAACGATGGCCACCACTTGTTTCATGGCTCGTGCTGCGCCCAGTAGCCCGACGCGTCAGCGAGGGAGCTAGTTCGTTACGGGTTCGTCTTCAACGCGACGAGTTTCGCATCTTCGTTTGAGCCTGTTCAAGAACAGCTTGGCACGAATACCCGGCCGTGATCGTCGTCTTGAACCATCCCCTCGCTGACGCTTCGGGCTACTTCAAGATGGCCACTTCCAGCCGGCTTAGCTAAAAAAGTTCTCGCCGAACAGATTCATTTCCGGTCCGCTGGCGACCGTGATGTCGCCTTGAACGACCGTGCAGCACGCCAGCCGCATTTCATCCTCGTGACCTACATAAGCGAGCGTTGGAATTGGATCCGGAATCAGGACCGTCTTGAACCGGACCCATTCGGACATCGTCAGCTTGTTTGTGTTTTCGATTCCCTCGGTGATCAGCACGCGACACGTGCCGCAAACACCCTTTCCCGCACAGTTAAGAATACGGTTCACGCCAGCACCAACGCCATTCAAACCTTGATTCAGGTTGACGCCGGCCTTGATGGCCTCGTTGCGCAAGTTCGCGCCCATCGGTACTTCGATCTCTTTCTTCTCTTTGACAAACTTGACAATCGGCATGGCTGGAAAGGGGTTGGAGATCAGGGACTAGAAGCTAGGGAAATCATGGCTCCCTCTCCTCAGTGCCCCGAGGAGAGGTTGCGGGTAAAGGGCCGGCCTTTAACAAATCGTAGCTTACGCACACAATTGGGTTAAGACAGCTTTTACCTCTTCTCGATTGGTTGGAACTTTCGCTGCGTAGGACCGGTGTAGATTTGACGCGGGCGATAGATCCGCTTGGTTGGGCTGCGGTGCATTTCGACCCAGTGAGCGATCCAGCCCGGCAAGCGGCCCATCGCAAACAAGACCGTGAACATCTGCACCGGAATGCCCAGCGCGCGATAGATCACGCCAGAGTAAAAATCCACGTTGGGATAAAGCTTGCGTTCGATGAAATATTCGTCGCTAAGAGCGACCTGCTCGAGTTGTTGAGCCACATCGAACAGCGGATCGCTCACCGACAATTTGGCCAGCAGCTTGTCGCAAGCCTGCTTGATGATTTTGCAGCGTGGGTCGAAGTTTTTGTAAACGCGATGGCCGAAGCCCATCAGGCGGAAATTGCTCTTCTTGTCTTTCGCCATGTTCACAAACTTGCTGACGTCGCCACCTTCTTGAATGATTCGCTCGAGCATCAGCACGACGGCTTCGTTGGCACCGCCATGCAGCGGGCCCCAGAGGGCGCTGATGCCGGCCGAAATCGAGGCGAACAGGTTGGCGTTCGACGAGCCGACCATGCGGACGGTCGACGTGCTGCAGTTTTGTTCGTGGTCGGCATGCACGATCAGCAGCAAGTTGAGCGCGGCGACCGCATCGGCATCGATCTCATAGGGCTCGCAAGGAACCGCAAACATCATCTGCAAGAAGTTCTCGCAGTAACTTAAATCGTTCTGCGGATAGATGAACGGTTGGCCGGCAGACTTTTTGTAGCTGTAGGCAGCAATCGTTGGCAGCTTAGCGAGCAGGCGATGAATCGAAACTTCCACCTGGCGGGGATCGATCGGGTCGAGCGAATCCTGGTAGAAGGTCGAGAGGGCACTCACCACCGACGACAGAATCGCCATCGGATGAGCGTCACGCGGGAAGCCGTTGTAAAAGGCCCGCATTTCTTCGTGGATCATCGTGTGCCGGCGAATGGAATTCTTAAAATCTTCCAGTTGCTTGGCATTCGGCAATTCGCCGTAAATGAGCAGGTGAGCGACTTCGATAAAGTCGCAACCGGCGGCGAGTTCTTCGATCGGATAACCGCGGTAGCGGAGAATTCCGTTGTCGCCATCCAAAAACGTGACCGACGACGTGCAAGAGCCAGTATTGGCGTAGCCATCATCTAGCGTGATATGTCCGGTCGTTGCCAGCAGCTTCGAGACGTCAACGCCTCGCTCGTCTTCGCTGCCGACTACTACTGGTAATTCGTATTCTTTTCCAGCTAACTGGAGACGGGCCGATTCGGCTGACGTTGTCCCCTCAATCCCCTTGGCACCTTCTGCCATGCGATTTCCTTTCGTCCCCTCACTCTGGTTGCGCGTGCTTACTCGAAGACTGCCTACGGAGGACAGCTTGCCGGGTGCCCAGGTCGCGGGCCCTACTTCGCGACCAGGTCGCCCAGATTTGTGCGATGCTGGCAGTATAGCGGGGGAATCGGGTGCGGGTGAAGCGGCAGAGCCCACGGAAAAGTGGGCACTGCGGCAGAATGTCGCGACTTGAGGGTTCATCATCACGTAAAAACCTCGCTTCAATATTGGCATTCGTCGCTGGCAGGCGTTACCATGCAGGACCCCCTACCAATTCACTCGCCGCCTGTCTCGCCCGCCGTCAAAGCACTGTTCTCAAGGAACCGGCGTCAAAACACCGCCGTACCCTGCCTGCGGAGTACCTATGTTTCGCCTGCCACTGCCAACCCTCGGCCTGTTGTTATTGCTGGGCCAGGTGGCGCAAGCTGCCGACTCGCAATCGCCGTCGTTTGCTTACGACGTTGTGCCGACGTTCTATAAACTGGGGTGCAGTGCGGGGGAATGTCACGGCTCGTTCTCAGGCAAGGGAAATTTTCGCTTATCCCTCTTCGCAGCTGTGCCGGAGGATGACTTTCTCGAAGTGCGCGGCGCATTCGGCCGCCGACTCGATCTCAACCATCCGCGGCAGAGTCTGCTCCTCCAAAAGCCGACGGGCAAGGTTCCGCATGGCGGTGGTGTTCGCCTGGCCGTCGACAGCCCAGAATATGCCCTGCTCGAAGCCTGGATCAAAGCTGGCGCGAATCACGACGCAGCAGACTCGCCACAACTGAAGAGCATCCGCATCGAACCCGCGCAACTTGTCGCCAAGAAGAGCGTGCCCTCGGAACCCTTGAAGGTCTTCGCCCGCTTTAGTGACAACAGCGAGCGCGATGTCTCTGCTTATGCCCGGTACGAAACGCTCGACAGCGGCACCGCGAATGTCGCCAGCGATGGTCGCGTGACCACCCTGCGTGTCGGCGATACCAATATTCTGGCGCACTTCGCTGGGCAGATCGCCTTTGTGCCGGTCCTCTCGCCGGGCGAATTGCCAAAAAATGCAACGTTTCCCGATGAACCGCTGAGCGATGCGGTCGATCAACTCGTCGCGGGCAAGTTGCGGCAGCTGAATATCCTCCCTGCCGAACTGTGCAGCGACAACGACTTTCTGCGGCGAGTCTATCTCGATGTCGTGGGCCGCTTGCCGACCCCCGCTGAAGTGCGCGAATTCGTTGCCGACGCAGCACCCGACAAGCGAGCCCGCGTGATCGACCAGCTCTTGCTCGACCCGCTCTATTCGGCTGTCTGGGCGAACAAGTTGTGCGACGCGATGGGGGCCGACAATCGTACGATGTACGATGAATCGGTCTATCGCATTTACGACTGGATGCGGAATCGCTTCGATCGCAATGTTCCCTGGGATCAAATTGTGCGTGGCGCCATCACAGGGACCGTGGCCGATGGTCGCAGTGACGCCGAATTGATTGCCGATAACAATCGCCGCACCGAAGCGCGCAAGAAACAGGCAGAAGCTCAGAAAGCAGGAATAAAGGTCGAGCCAGTGCTGGCTGAACTCACCGACCTTCCGTTTCGTTGTGGTCCCGCCACACGTAACACGCTTGAAGACTTTACTTTTAACCTGAAGTTCCGCGTGCAAGCCGGCGAGCGGAAGGGGCAAATGGATGCCCGACCTCTCGCCCAGCATGTGGCGACCGCTTTTCTGGGCGTCAGGCTTGAATGTGCCGAGTGCCACAAGCATCCGCACGATCGCTGGTCGCAACAAGACTTCCTCAGTTTTACGGCAGCGTTCTCGTACGTCGGCCGCGGCGTTTCGCAGGAAATGCGCGACAAGAAGTTGAACTACATCAACGGCGTGTTTGTGAGCGAGAAACCGCTGGAAGAATTTCTCGATCCCCGCACCGGAGAAGTGTTGCCGCCGCGCCCCCTGGATGGTCCTGTCATTGAAATCAAGCCGGGCATCGATCCCCGCGCGGAAGTTTGGAAGTGGATGGTCTCGCCAGAGAATCCGTACTTCGCCAAGGCAATGGTTAATCGCGTCTGGGCTCATTATTTTGGCCGCGGCCTGATCGAACCTGCCGATGCGCTGGCTGCTGCCAATCCCCCGTCGCATCCTGCGGTGATGGACGAACTGACCCGCGAGTTTGTCAGCAGCGGTTATGACCTGCGCAAACTCCATCGCCGCATTCTAAACACTCGCACCTATCAGCGCGATTGGGCGACCAACACGACCAACCACGATGACGAACGAAACTTCTCGCATCGCGTACTGCGGCGCATGTCAGCCGAAACTGTGCTCGACGCGCTCGCAGATATCACGGCAACTCCCCTGAAGATGGACCTGCTGGTGTATGGCGGGCCCAAAGACAATCGCACGGTTACCCGCGCGATCGAGATGCCCCTCAGCCGTCCACGTGGTGACGATACTTACGTGCTGCGAATCTTCGACAAGCCCCAGCGGACCCAAAGTTGCGATTGCGAACGCTCGTCGATGCCGAACTTGAGCCAGTCGATGTACTTCTATAACGACACGGCGCTAATCGAAAAAATCACCGCTCCCGAAGGGCGCTTGAGCAAACTGCTGAAAGACGTGAGCGACAACAACGCTCTGCTCGACGAGTTGTACTTGCTCACGCTCGCGCGCGTGGCGACCTCCCTAGAGCGCGAGCAAGCGACGAAGTACCTCTCGGGCGTCAGCTCGCGAGCCGAAGGTTTCGAAGATTTGTTTTGGTCGCTGCTGAATCGGCAAGAATTTCTGGTCACGCACTAACTGCGGAACATACGATGTCACTCCTCAAGGGCTGCCGAAACTTCACCCGCCGCGATGTGCTGCAACTGGGCGCATTGGGTCTCTCGGGACTCACATTGCCTAACTTGCTGCGGGCGGAACAAGACGCGGGCAAGGCAGCCCCCAAGGCCAAGAACGTAATCTTCATCTGGCAACAGGGTGGGCCGCCGCATCAAGACATGTGGGACATGAAGCCCGATTCGCCCGCCGAAATCCGGGGTGAGTTCAAACCGATTGCCACGAATCTGCCGGGCTACCAGGTCTGCGAACTGATGCCGCTCCTGTCGCAACAGATTCATCGCCTCTGCATTCTGCGCGGCGTGAATCATCACATTCCCGATCACAATCCCGCCAGCATGTTTATGCTTGGCAGCGGCAATGCCCCGAGCAGTGCCCACAAGTTTCCCACCTGGTCGGCTGTCGCGAAGCGCGAACTGGCCGAAGTGGTCGGCACTCCCACGTCGGTCGCCATTCCCGTCGAACCGAGCGAAGGGCCCGGCGCTGGCTTTCTCGGTTCGGCCTGGCAATCGTTCGCCCTGCAAGCCGACCCGAATGACAGCGAATTCAAAGCCCGGTCGATGTCGATGCCGCCGGGCATCGATGCGGCACGCTTTGAACGTCGTCGCCAGTTGCTGAAAGACACGGAGCACTCGTTCGAGCGGCTGGTCGAGCGCCCCGATCTACTCCGCGCGCAGAGTAAATTCTATGAAGACGCGCACCAGATCATCCTCTCGCCCAAGACCAGCGGCGCGTTCCGCATGGACGAAGAGTCGGCCGAGAAACGTGATCGCTTTGGCCGCAATAAGCTCGGCCAGCGGCTGCTCCTCGCGCGGCGGCTGATTCAATCGGGTGTCCGGTTTGTCACCATTAACGAGCCTGTCGGTTGGGACACACATGCCGACAACTTCAAACGCCTGCGAACCAATTTGCCGGTAGTGGACCAGGCCGTAAGTGCTTTGCTCGATGATCTGGCCGAGCACGAACTGCTCGACGATACGCTGGTGATGATGTTTGGCGAATTCGGTCGCACACCGACCATCAACAAGCAAGCCGGTCGCGATCACTGGGCCAAGGCGATGAGCATAGTCCTCGCCGGCGGCGGCGTACCTGCTGGTCTCATTTACGGTGCCACCGACCGCGACGGAGCTCACGTCATCGACAAGAGCCATTCCCCTGCTGACTTTGCCTGCACCATCTACACACTCTTGGGGATTAATCCCCACAAGATCTATCAAACGCCTGCCGGCCAACCCGTACCGCTCGTCCTCGGCGGCAACCCCATCGCTGCCGTTTGTGGCTGAGGACTGAGTAGCAGTCGGGGCCACGCCTGACATGACCCAGCGAGCCGAGTTACAGTAATCCTCCTCGCTCGATTGTGTCCGCCGGCAGTCCCAGACGTTTGCTCCTCGCATGACTCCTGCAGCCCGCTTTTTATTTTTGCGCATTCTAGCAACGCTGATTTTCTTGGCGTCGGGCGCTGCGGGCATGATCTATGAGATTTCGTGGTCCCGGCAATTCGGCAACGTGTTCGGGCATACGGTCTATACATCGGCGCTGGTGCTCTCGAGTTTTCTGGGCGGCATGGCCATCGGCTATTGGCTTGCGGGCAGGTATCGCGGACAGTGGCAGCCATTGATGGCCTACGGCATTCTGGAAATTGTGGCCGGAACTTGGACACTAATCGTTCCGTTCCTGCTGCACGCCGCGGCGACCACGGTGATCGGCTCGCTGGAGCCGGGGCCGCTGAGTAGCTACGTAGCGCTGCGGGTGATTTTTAGTTTCCTCGTTCTCCTGCCGGCCACTGTTTCGCTGGGAGCGACCTGGCCTTTGATGGCTGCGTTCTTATCGCCGCGCAACGCGCCCGCGCCGCAGTGGCTTAGTTGGGGCTACGCGACGAACACTGCTGGAGCCATGCTCGGCTCTGTACTGGCGACGGCCTTTCTGCTCGTGAATGTGGGTGTCACTTTGTCCAGCTATCTCGCCGCGGGGGTTTCGATCGCGTGCGGACTCCTTGCGATTCTGGTGGGGTTCGCTGGGCAAACCGAAAGCGGTAGGGAGAATATCGACTCGCAGGATTTGGTGGGCGATCCTGGCAAAGTGATGATCCGCACGGCAGATCTGTCGGAAACGATTCCGCTACGGTGGTGGCTGTTGGTGGGCTTCTCGGGATTTTCGATTC
Above is a window of Anatilimnocola aggregata DNA encoding:
- the polX gene encoding DNA polymerase/3'-5' exonuclease PolX → MTNAQIADAFDMIADLLEFQAANPFRVRAYRNSARTLRDYSESLAWIATQEKQKLTEIDGIGKDLAEKIVQLVMTGDLPFLQELREQVPQSVLALLRIPGVGPKKAAALHKQLGIATLDQLRAACEEHKVRDLKGFGEKTEQLILAGITLAATASLRLLWAEADTLANSLREHFKDCPGVEQFEFGGSYRRGKETVGDLDILVVAADPTAAMDRLGAFEQTKDVIARGETKMSIRTHSGFQIDLRVVAAESFGAALQYFTGSKEHNVIVRGMAKAKGLKINEYGVFKVTGDKETYVAGTSEADVYATLGLPEFPPEMREARKEFDWAAAGELPELITVDDIRGDLHMHTHATDGTASIEEMAAAARARGLSYIAITDHSQRVSMANGLTPARCLEQWKEIDRINKDQPAGFRILKGIECDILEKGGMDLPDDILAEADWVIASVHYGQKQPRAQITERILGAIANPYVSMVAHPTGRLLNRREAYEVDLDAVYAAAKEHGKLLELNANPMRLDLNDVHLAAAKQHGIPIVINTDAHSTEGLNVLRYGILQARRAGLTKTDVANTRTWLQLKKLIGKK
- a CDS encoding P-II family nitrogen regulator, with product MKQVVAIVKPHLAEGLVEALLRAPVEALTVREVRGYGRQKDYLNQYGETEYALAFLPKLEIEVWVDDSRLEEVVQLIQEKASTGRLGDGKILILPVTTFKPVTDAKA
- a CDS encoding 2Fe-2S iron-sulfur cluster-binding protein produces the protein MPIVKFVKEKKEIEVPMGANLRNEAIKAGVNLNQGLNGVGAGVNRILNCAGKGVCGTCRVLITEGIENTNKLTMSEWVRFKTVLIPDPIPTLAYVGHEDEMRLACCTVVQGDITVASGPEMNLFGENFFS
- a CDS encoding citrate synthase, which encodes MAEGAKGIEGTTSAESARLQLAGKEYELPVVVGSEDERGVDVSKLLATTGHITLDDGYANTGSCTSSVTFLDGDNGILRYRGYPIEELAAGCDFIEVAHLLIYGELPNAKQLEDFKNSIRRHTMIHEEMRAFYNGFPRDAHPMAILSSVVSALSTFYQDSLDPIDPRQVEVSIHRLLAKLPTIAAYSYKKSAGQPFIYPQNDLSYCENFLQMMFAVPCEPYEIDADAVAALNLLLIVHADHEQNCSTSTVRMVGSSNANLFASISAGISALWGPLHGGANEAVVLMLERIIQEGGDVSKFVNMAKDKKSNFRLMGFGHRVYKNFDPRCKIIKQACDKLLAKLSVSDPLFDVAQQLEQVALSDEYFIERKLYPNVDFYSGVIYRALGIPVQMFTVLFAMGRLPGWIAHWVEMHRSPTKRIYRPRQIYTGPTQRKFQPIEKR
- a CDS encoding DUF1549 and DUF1553 domain-containing protein, with the protein product MFRLPLPTLGLLLLLGQVAQAADSQSPSFAYDVVPTFYKLGCSAGECHGSFSGKGNFRLSLFAAVPEDDFLEVRGAFGRRLDLNHPRQSLLLQKPTGKVPHGGGVRLAVDSPEYALLEAWIKAGANHDAADSPQLKSIRIEPAQLVAKKSVPSEPLKVFARFSDNSERDVSAYARYETLDSGTANVASDGRVTTLRVGDTNILAHFAGQIAFVPVLSPGELPKNATFPDEPLSDAVDQLVAGKLRQLNILPAELCSDNDFLRRVYLDVVGRLPTPAEVREFVADAAPDKRARVIDQLLLDPLYSAVWANKLCDAMGADNRTMYDESVYRIYDWMRNRFDRNVPWDQIVRGAITGTVADGRSDAELIADNNRRTEARKKQAEAQKAGIKVEPVLAELTDLPFRCGPATRNTLEDFTFNLKFRVQAGERKGQMDARPLAQHVATAFLGVRLECAECHKHPHDRWSQQDFLSFTAAFSYVGRGVSQEMRDKKLNYINGVFVSEKPLEEFLDPRTGEVLPPRPLDGPVIEIKPGIDPRAEVWKWMVSPENPYFAKAMVNRVWAHYFGRGLIEPADALAAANPPSHPAVMDELTREFVSSGYDLRKLHRRILNTRTYQRDWATNTTNHDDERNFSHRVLRRMSAETVLDALADITATPLKMDLLVYGGPKDNRTVTRAIEMPLSRPRGDDTYVLRIFDKPQRTQSCDCERSSMPNLSQSMYFYNDTALIEKITAPEGRLSKLLKDVSDNNALLDELYLLTLARVATSLEREQATKYLSGVSSRAEGFEDLFWSLLNRQEFLVTH
- a CDS encoding DUF1501 domain-containing protein, whose translation is MSLLKGCRNFTRRDVLQLGALGLSGLTLPNLLRAEQDAGKAAPKAKNVIFIWQQGGPPHQDMWDMKPDSPAEIRGEFKPIATNLPGYQVCELMPLLSQQIHRLCILRGVNHHIPDHNPASMFMLGSGNAPSSAHKFPTWSAVAKRELAEVVGTPTSVAIPVEPSEGPGAGFLGSAWQSFALQADPNDSEFKARSMSMPPGIDAARFERRRQLLKDTEHSFERLVERPDLLRAQSKFYEDAHQIILSPKTSGAFRMDEESAEKRDRFGRNKLGQRLLLARRLIQSGVRFVTINEPVGWDTHADNFKRLRTNLPVVDQAVSALLDDLAEHELLDDTLVMMFGEFGRTPTINKQAGRDHWAKAMSIVLAGGGVPAGLIYGATDRDGAHVIDKSHSPADFACTIYTLLGINPHKIYQTPAGQPVPLVLGGNPIAAVCG